The Pontibacter sp. SGAir0037 DNA segment GTACCCCCTTTCTGGATGTAATGAGTGGCCTGTTTTACCTTAGCTGGATTCCGGTGCCCATGGGCTTTGCATTCTTCTGGTTCCTGAAAGACAGAAGGCAGTTTATTTACTTTCTGCTTACTTTTCTGCTGGTAAACCTGCTGGGTTTTATAGTGTATTACGTTTATCCGGCCGCACCGCCCTGGTATGTGCAGCAGTATGGGTTCGATTTTGTAGCCGCCACACCGGGTAACACGGCTGGCCTGTCGCGTTTCGACGGTTTTTTTGGCATCAGCATTTTTCATTCGCTTTATTCCAAAAGCTCCAATGTATTTGCCGCCATGCCCTCGCTACATTCGTCTTACCCGCTGATAGTCTTTTACTATGCTCTCCGGAACAGGCTTGGCTGGGCAGCAAACACCGTGTTTGGTATCATAACACTGGGTATCTGGTTTGCGGCGGTGTATACCTCGCATCACTATGTACTGGATGTGCTGGCCGGTATTACCTGTGCCGCCTGCGGTATTCTGCTGTTCAACGGGCTGATGAACAGGCAGGGCACATTAAGAAGAGCCGTGGACAAAATAGTGGCCGCTATACAATAAGCTTTTAAAATTTATTACCAGTAATATACTTTCCTGTTTGCAGAAGCTGTATGGTCATTTGCTCCTGTCAGCAGGCTTTATTTAATTTGAATATGGATTCTAGTTATAATAGCAGTATTGCCTACAATGTGGCATTAGAGCGGCTCACAGAGCTATCGGAGGGAGGCTACCTGGCTTTTTTGTATGACTGTGACGGCACCCTGGCCGACAACATGCAGGCCCATAAAGAAACCTATGTGAAAGTTGCCGCCAGTAAAGGCGTAACCATAGACCCTGCTATCATTGATGAGTTTGCCGGTTTGCCGATACCGGAAGTGGTAGTAGAGATAAACAAACGCTACGGCGCTAACCTGGACCCGGAAGAATTTGTAGCCTTGAAATCGGACCTGTTTTACAACGAATTTATTCTGAAGACGAAGCCTGTACGCTTTGTGGTTGACCACCTGCTGAGCCACGTGGGCCGCGTAAAGATTGGTGTCGTATCTGGTGGTTCCAGGCGTATGATCCGGAAAACGCTGGAAGTGCTGGAAATTGACTCGCTGGTAGATGTTTTAGTTTGTGCAGAAGACACGGCTAAAGGAAAGCCTTACCCGGATCCTTTTTTATTGGCTGCAGAAAAGCTTGGTGTCGCTCCTGAAGCCTGCCTGGTATTTGAAGATGGTAACCCGGGCATAAAGTCGGCCGAAGCAGCAGGAATGAACTGGATCAGGGTTGACAGAATTACACCAGTACATAATGTCGCTGCCTCTTCTTTAACAGAATAAGCAACGTTAAGCTACATGGCAAAAGTCATGCTTTATTTTGTCTATATGGTTTTCTGTGAGCGGCTTGCTGATAAAGCCTTTTACAATGGCATGATCTTTTGCCATGTTTTGTTCGGCGGAGTTAATAGACGAGCTTAAAATAAAGACATTACAATTGTTGGACAAGGCACTTTCGTGCGGCTTTAGTGCCTGCAAAAACTGCCAGCCATTCATGGTCGGCATGTTCAGGTCGAGGAAGATAACCTGAGGCGCATTCTCATTTATATCCTGCTTCAGGAAGTCCAATGTTTCCTCTGCAGAAGAAAAAGTCATGACCTGTTCAGAAAAGTTCTCCAGTCTCAGCATAGATTCAGTGAGGAAGGAACTGAATGGGTCATCGTCAACAATAATGGTCTTCATAATCATCTTTTCAAATCCTGAATAAGCCTTTATAAAAGCACTATGCAATAC contains these protein-coding regions:
- a CDS encoding phosphatase PAP2 family protein, with product MSITTTAPGEKKGVSRKAVLVMLALSVGYLLLSYLLVGFKTDQLALVGLVNFLYYITPVTRKFITGFSIFILFWVLFDYMKAFPNYWFNAVHIADLYQAEKAWFGINQGGTILTPNEYWQQHSTPFLDVMSGLFYLSWIPVPMGFAFFWFLKDRRQFIYFLLTFLLVNLLGFIVYYVYPAAPPWYVQQYGFDFVAATPGNTAGLSRFDGFFGISIFHSLYSKSSNVFAAMPSLHSSYPLIVFYYALRNRLGWAANTVFGIITLGIWFAAVYTSHHYVLDVLAGITCAACGILLFNGLMNRQGTLRRAVDKIVAAIQ
- a CDS encoding two-component system response regulator produces the protein MKTIIVDDDPFSSFLTESMLRLENFSEQVMTFSSAEETLDFLKQDINENAPQVIFLDLNMPTMNGWQFLQALKPHESALSNNCNVFILSSSINSAEQNMAKDHAIVKGFISKPLTENHIDKIKHDFCHVA
- a CDS encoding HAD family phosphatase, giving the protein MDSSYNSSIAYNVALERLTELSEGGYLAFLYDCDGTLADNMQAHKETYVKVAASKGVTIDPAIIDEFAGLPIPEVVVEINKRYGANLDPEEFVALKSDLFYNEFILKTKPVRFVVDHLLSHVGRVKIGVVSGGSRRMIRKTLEVLEIDSLVDVLVCAEDTAKGKPYPDPFLLAAEKLGVAPEACLVFEDGNPGIKSAEAAGMNWIRVDRITPVHNVAASSLTE